The DNA window CTTCGGCAAATGCGGCCTGGTGGGTGAGGAATCGAACAAGCTCATCGGCTATCTGGCCGTCATCTCCCGGCATCTGGAATCGCCGCTGGCCGTGGTGGTGCAGTCTTCTTCCGCTGCTGGCAAATCTTCGCTGATGGACATGGTGCTGGCGTTCGTGCCAGAAGAAGAACGCATCCAATACTCGGCCATGACCGGGCAGTCGCTCTTCTACATGGGCGAGACGGACCTGAAACACAAGGTTCTCGCCATCGTGGAAGAGGAAGGCGCATCGAGAGCATCGTATGCACTGAAGCTGCTGCAAAGTGAAGGCGTGCTCACCATTGCATCGACAGGAAAAGACCCGGCGACAGGCAAACTCGTCACGCAGCAATATCGGGTCGAAGGTCCGGTGATGATGTTCCTCACGACCACAGCCATCGACATCGACGAGGAACTGTTGAACCGTTGTCTGGTGCTTTCGGTGAATGCGGATCGGGAGCAGACGCAAGCGATCCATCGTTTGCAAAGAGAAGCCCAGACGCTCGAAGGCTTGATGAAGCGGCAGGAGCGGCGGGAACTGATCCGGCTGCACCAGAACGCCCAACGGCTGCTGAAGCCCATCGCCGTCGTGAATCCTTACGCCGAAAAACTCACCTTCCCCGACAGCCTCACACGCACACGCCGGGATCACATGAAGTACCTGACGCTCATTCGTGCGGTGGCGCTTCTGCACCAGCATCAGCGCCCGATCCGCAGCACTACGTGGCGTGGGAAGACGCTGGAATACATCGAAGTCACGCCGGGTGACATCGCCATCGCCAATCGTCTGGTGTCGGAGGCGATGGGCCGTTCGCTCGATGAACTGCGCCCAGAGACACGCCGGATGCTGCTGCTGATCGATGAGATGGTGACGGCGCAATGCCAACAACTCAAGATCGAGCGGAATGATTTTCGTTTTAGCCGCCGTGACGTGCGCCATCATACAGGCTGGAGCGCCACGCAGGTTCGCATCCACATGGACCGCTTGCAGGAGATGGAATACCTGCTGGCGCATCGTGGTGGCCGGGGCCAGAGCTTCGTTTATGAGCTTGTCTTCGAGCGTGGCGACAACACATCGAAGCCGCACATTCCCGGCCTGATCGATGTGTACGATTCCAACCTGACGGACCCGGAAGGCCAGTTAGCGGGGTCAAAACGGGGCCAAAACGGTGGGGTGACGGCGGGGTGGCGGGGCGCTGAAACCCTTATGGATACTGGCGCAAATGGCGTTTTTGCTCAAAATCACGAAAACAGCACTTCTGTGGGAATCGGTGAAAATCCGGTCGTAGCCGCACATCGCCGTAACCATGCGGGAGTCCGCTGATGGCTCGTGTCCGCAAGCCTCGCAAACCTGCCGAGCAGCCAACCACGCTGCTGGCCGTGCTGATGGAAAAACATCTCGAAGACCTGCGCTTGAAGAACTACTCTGAGTACACGATCAAAGGGCGGCGTGTGCATATCGGCTTCTTCCTCGAATGGGTGGCCGACCGTGGCATCACCGAGCCAGTGGAAGTGACTCGCACGGTGCTCGAAGCCTATCAGCGCTACGTGTTCCATTACCGCAAGAAGAACGGCCAACCGCTCGGCTTCAACGCACAGCATGATCGACTGGTGCCGCTGCGTGTCTGGTTCCGGTGGATGGCGAGGAATCATCACATCCTGCATAACCCGGCATCGGAACTGGAACTGCCCAGGCTGGCGCAACGCTTGCCGAAGGCCGTGCTGTCGGCGGCGGAAGTCGAGCAGATCATGTTGCAGACCGACATCCATGATCCTCTGGGCTTGCGTGATCGGGCAATCCTGGAGACGTTTTACTCGACCGGGATACGGCGTCTGGAACTGGCGCAACTGAAACTGTGGGACCTTGACCTCGAACGCTCGACGATGACCATCCGCCAAGGCAAGGGCAAGAAGGATCGCATGATCCCGTTCGGTGATCGGGCGGCGGCTTGGGTACGCAAATACCTGGACGAGTCCCGCACGCAACTGGTGAGCGAACCTGACGAGCACTTCGTCTTCTTGTCGAATAGTGGCGAACCGTTTGCGCTCGACTACCTCACCGAACTCGTGAGCATGTACGTGAAGGCGGCACAGATCAACAAGCAGGGATCGTGCCATATGTTCCGGCACACGATGGCGACGTTGATGCTCGAAGGCGGCGCAGACACACGCTTCATCCAGGCGATGCTCGGCCACGCCGATCTGAAGACGACGCAAATTTATACGCACGTCGCTATCCGCCAGCTTCAGGAAATCCACCGGGCCACGCACCCGGCGAAGCTCACGAAGGATCGACCGACGACGAAGAGCGCCAGCCCGGATGCCGCCGACGTGTTCGCTGCGCTCGATGATGAGAACGACGAAGACCCGGAAGTGTAAACACATCCACCCCACCCACACGGTAAAATGGCCGCAGTGATCCAGGCGGCTAAAGCAACGGCGCAGCTTTTTGTTTTAGCCGCCGTCTGTCTTCCCGTCTTTGCGAACATCCCAAGATCATCGCTCGTAGCCGAAAAACCGCATCTGGGGGTCGCCAACTTTGCGCTGGTCTCGCACCGGGCTGATTCCGCCGCTAACGTACTGATCGCACCTGGGTTGCCGGGATGCTTGTACGATTCAAGCGCCAGACCTTGTTGTTCCGGCAAGGAACGGGATGCAGAGACGGGCCTGGACTTCTTCGGAGCACGCTATATGAGTTCGGCCATGGGGCGGTTCACCAGTCCCGATGTTCCGTTGCTCGATCAGCAGCCTGGAGACCCGCAGAGTTGGAATCTATACAGCTACGTTCGCAACAATCCGCTGATCTTTACTGATCCGACCGGCAACGACTGCGTGTACGTGAACAGCGGCGGAAATGGCGTCGACAGCATCAACAACCAGAACACTTCGCAGGACTGCGGGAAGACTGGCGGCTATTGGGTAGATGGTACGGTCACGCAGGCTCGGTTTGCACACGGATCCTTGATCCTTACTGGAACGACAGACGGGGCCAACCGGACCTCTGCTTCCTATGGTCTTGGGTCAGATCCTGGCCTGATGGCTCTACAGCGCGCCGGACAGATCGCCAGT is part of the Bryobacter aggregatus MPL3 genome and encodes:
- the xerC gene encoding site-specific tyrosine recombinase XerC → MARVRKPRKPAEQPTTLLAVLMEKHLEDLRLKNYSEYTIKGRRVHIGFFLEWVADRGITEPVEVTRTVLEAYQRYVFHYRKKNGQPLGFNAQHDRLVPLRVWFRWMARNHHILHNPASELELPRLAQRLPKAVLSAAEVEQIMLQTDIHDPLGLRDRAILETFYSTGIRRLELAQLKLWDLDLERSTMTIRQGKGKKDRMIPFGDRAAAWVRKYLDESRTQLVSEPDEHFVFLSNSGEPFALDYLTELVSMYVKAAQINKQGSCHMFRHTMATLMLEGGADTRFIQAMLGHADLKTTQIYTHVAIRQLQEIHRATHPAKLTKDRPTTKSASPDAADVFAALDDENDEDPEV
- a CDS encoding RHS repeat-associated core domain-containing protein, encoding MAAVIQAAKATAQLFVLAAVCLPVFANIPRSSLVAEKPHLGVANFALVSHRADSAANVLIAPGLPGCLYDSSARPCCSGKERDAETGLDFFGARYMSSAMGRFTSPDVPLLDQQPGDPQSWNLYSYVRNNPLIFTDPTGNDCVYVNSGGNGVDSINNQNTSQDCGKTGGYWVDGTVTQARFAHGSLILTGTTDGANRTSASYGLGSDPGLMALQRAGQIASPVTEPKNIAAFYIASAAVGYGGMQLAGRLGYAELQSLGRIIPEIAPTPGHLGAVSRTAAQGGRKAVEKFLRGQLKALAEHEEKLVRYRAEGGYTSQVEGTIRNVKGLIKAATDWLSKNP